The Ziziphus jujuba cultivar Dongzao chromosome 5, ASM3175591v1 genome segment TGGCCATAATATTcagcaacaaattaaaaaagaaagagtaaatGACCGAGAAGATTACGGAATAAGATGATGAATGCATCATACTAGGTTACTTGGAGATTATTGTCTTTTTCTTGAGTGTAATGGAGATTTAACATGAATAATtctgggaaaagaaaaaaaaaaaatgcaaattatgGTTCAACTTGGGCTGTCCTAAAAGCACTCACAGGCCACACCATCACTGACATTAAAAGATTCAACATCACGActctttgactttttcttttttccatttatacTGTATTtcgtttattttaaaaaaaaaaaaatggtaatcaATGTTCGCTTACCATCACTGAGAAAATATACCAtccagaaaatatttaaactttttattccatattataaattttaatttccagataattaaaataaacaaaaaacccaCAATCCTTCAAAAGGATGACGCCCTTTTGGACAGAAATGTTCGTTAACAAAACCTTAATCAGAAAAAATTCTGGATTTCAAAGTAAAATCCTCCATTTAAACCAgcagaaaattattttcttctctttctagtttgtttaaaagaaaccaaaaaatcaaaaatgcaAGAAGACTAAATTAAAAGCAACCATCTAAGACAAAACCACATAGACACTTCTCTTTCGATAATCATCTTGTTTTGCTGAACATTCAGATCACCACCGTTGCTCTCCATCTGTATCCATAAAACATGAAATAAACTAGTATTCATTTTATGTTGGTGAGacaattacatataatatatatttatataagttgttgagaaagcaatttaatatatatatatatatatatatatatacgtcaTATAAATTGTATAAGCTTATTTGTATTATTGATGCCAAGGGTAGgggaaatttgaattttggtaTGAACTCAAACTAGGactgaaataaattaattaagccaAAGTTCATATACGTGCAAATGGGATTGGTGAGTACGATGATTTAATTCAAAAGGTGTACCTGTAAAAGTCCAATGAAACATAAGCATCATCATCTTTATCCTTGCAAACGTTGCAGTAATTCTGAGTCACCAAGTTTGTAACTCTCATACTTTCGAGCTGCAACAGTATAGCAGAAAATAGCACACGCCACATGCTCAACTTTCCAATAATCTCTTCCTTCACCTGGTTGCATTCCAAGCACAAATTCTTTAGGCATGTCATAAAGTTTAAGAAACTTTAATTTACCCAAGTGTTTGATATCCGATGGAACCTCCTTCATTAGTGGGTTAAGTCCGATGAACAGATCTTCAAGAACAGGCAATGCTCTTTCATCTATTTTCAAAGCCTTTAATCCATCCAACTTTTCTAAAGTAAGTTGCTTCAGTTTTTGAAAACTTCCCTCCTGAAAATGCAACTCCTCTCCTTCATATGCTTGGTACATATCTAGAAATTCTAGATAGCGCAAATGTTTTAGTACTTTTAATGGGTCGTCGGTTAGCCTCGAGAAATTCAATGCAAGTCTGCGAAGATTTTGAACCTTCTTGATCCATTCTGGCAATTTCAGTAACTTGCCCATCAAGAAAAGTTGAGTTAGGAAACAAGGTGGAGATGAAAtgttttgaacatctaaaacttCATCTTCATTTATAGAGTATACACATAGCATATCAAGATGGTTCATCTTCTCAATGCAGGGACACAAAGTCTTTGCTGTTTCAGCACTCAAATTTGTAATACCcaacatcttcaatttcttcaagTTCTCAAGCTCTTTAATGGCATTTGTACCGCTTCGATAGGCATCCACGAAAAGAAGTGTTTGCAAGTCTTCTAAACATAGAAGTCCTTCATGTATCTTCACTCCTCGCGTTGCCTTCAAACTGTGCTCAACTTCATAACCATAGGAGAAGGCCGCAATACATTGTAAATTTCGAAGATTGTTGATTTCGATTGGTAAATCCAATATAGAAGTTTCTCTAATGTCCAATGTCTGTAAACTTTGTAGCTTACCGATGAATTTTGGTAGCATCTTCAGTTTTGTATTCCTCAAAGATATGTACTTCAAGTAAGATAACTTCCCCACTTCTTTTGGAAGATAACAAAGAGGAGCATTAGAAAAATCTAAAACTTTCAAAAGCTTGAATTTCCTAATCAAATCAACATTAATGTCctctaatttatcaatgttgaaaagaaaaacagatcGAACTCCTTGAAAGTTTTCCACATTCTTGAGAACATTATTTGTAGTGTTATAGATTGATAGACGACGATATTTCTCCCTAGACCTCAAGTCATTTTCGTGGCGACCAACACTTTGACAAAAGCCAAATTGATTGACCCTTGATAGGATTATTTCATGCATCAGATCATGTACTCGGCATAATTTAGTTGATGCATAAAAGTCTACCCAAGTCTGAATTAAGTTCCTATTTATGAGCTCCTTTAAGTATTCTTCTGCAACTTGTTCCAAAGTTCTGTCTCTCTGTTTCTGAACAAAACCTTCAGCAATCCACAACCTACACAATGTCAAATTCTCAATGGCATAATCTTCAGGAAACATACCGAAGTAtaagaagcaagatttgagatgGTATGGGAGGTCATCATAACTGAGTGACAAAATTTCTTGGACACTTGACAGGTGAGGATTGGTTTCAAACTCAGATTCAAGACTATCATGAAGATTTTGCCATTCATACACAACCTTCTCTTTGGTTGAAAGTAAAGCACCAATGGTCGCGACTACAAGTGGCAGGCCTTGGCATTTCTTAACAATTTTAAGAGACAATTCCTCCAACTCTTGAGGACAACACTTCTCAGACTGAAAACGAAATGCCTTTTTGCAGAACAATTCCCATGCCATTTCTTGAGACAGAGGTTCTATTTTGAGGACAAAATCACTGGAATGTTCCTTACAAGAAGCAGCAATGTTATCGTTTCTTGTTGTGATAATTATCCTACTCCCTTTGTCGTTGCTTGGCAATGCAAGTTTCATAACATTCCAAAAATCCATGTCCCATATATCATCAAAAACAATCACATATCTCTTTGTTTCGAGAAATTGTCTAAGAGTACCAATCAACTTTGGCAATATGTCCATTTCATCCATAATAAACTCTGTCAATGCTGCAGGGCAGATTTGCATTGCAATGCTCTTTAGTATCTTTTTTATGTTGTATGATTGAGAAACACTAATCCACTCTTGGAAATCAAATCTTGCTTGAACATCTTCATTTTCATAGACCTTTTTAGCTAGAGTGGTCTTTCCTATTCCCCCTTTTCCTACCAATGAGATTACCGTCCGTATAGAATCTCCTCCAAGCAACATCCTCAGCAGATCATCTCGTTTTGTATCAATGCCAACGAGTTCATTTTCCTCAACAAATAAGGCACCCAATCGAGGGTCATGATGATGTTGTTTATCATCTTTCATCCCTCTGCTAACCACTCCTTGTTGATCAAAGGGGCTCAAACCATATGTTTCACCTCTATCCTTGATTTTGCGTAAAGATGCTTGAATATTTTGAATCTGAGATGCCATGTTGTAGCTCAGTTTCAAAGCCTTGATCTTATGAGAAATGTTATGGAGGAAACCGAGGAATATTCCACGTCGACAACGTTGATGGTTATTTGCCACATGAAGGAGGTATTCATCTATGACATCTTCTATGTGATAAGCTACTTCCTTTAGTTGTTTGAACCAGGCACTGAAGCTCTCGCTGTGATTTCCTTTAACCCACTTTTTGGTATCAGCATCTTTGAAGAGACTATTGAGAAGCTCCAGTTCATTCTTTAGATTCTTAACTTCTTTATGTGCTCCTTTGAAGAGTTTAGTTTCTTCTATTAGAAGCTGAACTAGCTTGTCAATGACAGAGGTTAGTATAATCTCTGTCATTTTCTCCTAATTATAAGCttcaaaaaataagtaaattatggAAATCCTACTTGCTATACAATCTTGAATCAACtagataatataataaagaaaatatcagtatttgcaaagaaaatcaaaaaggaagaaatattgtactataaaagaagaaaaataaggcaAAACAACCCAGAAGTATAGACAGTTAAGAAGGTATATGACATAATAATATGTACTCACCTGTATGAGAAGTTCAAAAGAATCAAAAACACATATGTAAAAACGCAATGGAAGGGAAGACAAGTGAATAAGTTAATCAGAATTTGAAGAATTTAGGTGGATGGGAAGGATCAAGGATGAAAGAAACAGAAGGAAGTGTATCCTAATGTATGCCACATGTAGGTGGGTATAAAGAAATGCTCTATTATTTTCTACTATAAATTTAGGTCATAGTATactaacccccaaaaaaaaaaaaaaaaaaaatcattattttttcatgtgtgcagat includes the following:
- the LOC107421678 gene encoding disease resistance protein RPM1-like, which translates into the protein MTEIILTSVIDKLVQLLIEETKLFKGAHKEVKNLKNELELLNSLFKDADTKKWVKGNHSESFSAWFKQLKEVAYHIEDVIDEYLLHVANNHQRCRRGIFLGFLHNISHKIKALKLSYNMASQIQNIQASLRKIKDRGETYGLSPFDQQGVVSRGMKDDKQHHHDPRLGALFVEENELVGIDTKRDDLLRMLLGGDSIRTVISLVGKGGIGKTTLAKKVYENEDVQARFDFQEWISVSQSYNIKKILKSIAMQICPAALTEFIMDEMDILPKLIGTLRQFLETKRYVIVFDDIWDMDFWNVMKLALPSNDKGSRIIITTRNDNIAASCKEHSSDFVLKIEPLSQEMAWELFCKKAFRFQSEKCCPQELEELSLKIVKKCQGLPLVVATIGALLSTKEKVVYEWQNLHDSLESEFETNPHLSSVQEILSLSYDDLPYHLKSCFLYFGMFPEDYAIENLTLCRLWIAEGFVQKQRDRTLEQVAEEYLKELINRNLIQTWVDFYASTKLCRVHDLMHEIILSRVNQFGFCQSVGRHENDLRSREKYRRLSIYNTTNNVLKNVENFQGVRSVFLFNIDKLEDINVDLIRKFKLLKVLDFSNAPLCYLPKEVGKLSYLKYISLRNTKLKMLPKFIGKLQSLQTLDIRETSILDLPIEINNLRNLQCIAAFSYGYEVEHSLKATRGVKIHEGLLCLEDLQTLLFVDAYRSGTNAIKELENLKKLKMLGITNLSAETAKTLCPCIEKMNHLDMLCVYSINEDEVLDVQNISSPPCFLTQLFLMGKLLKLPEWIKKVQNLRRLALNFSRLTDDPLKVLKHLRYLEFLDMYQAYEGEELHFQEGSFQKLKQLTLEKLDGLKALKIDERALPVLEDLFIGLNPLMKEVPSDIKHLGKLKFLKLYDMPKEFVLGMQPGEGRDYWKVEHVACAIFCYTVAARKYESYKLGDSELLQRLQG